From a single Drosophila sulfurigaster albostrigata strain 15112-1811.04 chromosome 3, ASM2355843v2, whole genome shotgun sequence genomic region:
- the LOC133846210 gene encoding eukaryotic translation initiation factor 3 subunit K — MAHLVKMENGQSQTIQEMLGCIERYNPDHLKILESYVQDQAKNNTYDLEANLAVLKLYQFNPHMLNFDITYTILLKCLTNLPHTDFVMAKCLLLPQQMKDENIQTIIDLADILERADFTLFWQRAEVNRTMFRHITGFHDSIRKFVSHVVGTTFQTIKKDLLKELLGGIEDSTLENWIKRNGWKHQGQDLVVVATQDDKIKTKNITEKIEFDNVGALMAQCI; from the exons ATGGCACATTTagtgaaaatggaaaatggacaGAGCCAAACCATACAGGAAATGTTGGGCTGTATCGAGCG CTACAATCCggatcatttaaaaatattagaatCGTATGTGCAGGATCAGGCAAAGAACAATACATACGATCTGGAGGCTAACTTGGCAGTACTTAAGCTCTATCAGTTCAATCCGCACATGCTTAACTTTGACATTACCTACACGATTTTGTTGAAATGCCTTACGAACTTGCCGCACACAGATTTTGTGATGGCcaagtgtttgttgttgccgcagcAGATGAAGGATGAGAATATACAAACAATCATCGATTTGGCTGACATCTTGGAGCGTGCTGATTTCACGCTGTTCTGGCAACGCGCCGAAGTCAATCGCACCATGTTCCGTCACATAACTGGATTCCATGACTCGATACGCAAGTTTGTGTCGCATGTTGTTGGTACCACTTTCCAGACCATCAAGAAGGATTTGCTGAAGGAACTTTTGGGCGGCATCGAGGATTCTACCCTTGAGAACTGGATTAAGCGCAACGGATGGAAGCATCAGGGTCAAGATTTGGTTGTTGTCGCAACACAAGACGATAAGATTAAGACTAAGAACATTACGGAAAAGATTGAGTTCGACAATGTGGGTGCTCTGATGGCCCAATGTATCTAA
- the LOC133846206 gene encoding TATA-box-binding protein: protein MDDMLSPSFSIPSIGHAPTPIHHSLDPDQQIEALPNQVYHPAAPEPPSAVVQQSDPNNVTGGPDGSGGSGLFGHEPSLPLPHKQMQSYQPSASYQQQNQVNAGGSTPQSLMQPQTPQSMMSHMMPMTERGAGGLGSVPDSSLSNIHQTMGPSTPMTPATPGSADPGIVPQLQNIVSTVNLCCKLDLKKIALHARNAEYNPKRFAAVIMRIREPRTTALIFSSGKMVCTGAKSEDDSRLAARKYARIIQKLGFPAKFLDFKIQNMVGSCDVKFPIRLEGLVLTHCNFSSYEPELFPGLIYRMVRPRIVLLIFVSGKVVLTGAKVRQEIYDAFDKIFPILKKFKKQS from the exons ATGGATGACATGCTGAGTCCCAGCTTTTCCATACCCAGCATTGGGCATGCACCCACGCCGATTCATCACAGCCTCGACCCCGATCAACAGATAGAAGCCTTACCGAATCAAGTTTATCATCCAGCAGCACCAGAACCACCGAGCGCAGTCGTACAACAATCTGATCCCAACAATGTGACAGGTGGTCCAGATGGAAGTGGAGGGAGTGGCCTCTTTGGTCACGAGCCATCGTTGCCATTACCGCACAAGCAAATGCAGAGTTATCAGCCATCAGCGTCGTATCAACAGCAGAATCAAGTCAATGCTGGCGGCAGCACACCGCAATCTCTGATGCAGCCGCAGACACCGCAGAGCATGATGTCGCACATGATGCCGATGACTGAACGAGGTGCAGGAGGTTTAGGAAGCGTCCCTGATTCCTCATTGAGCAACATACACCAGACTATGGGACCCTCGACACCAATGACGCCTGCAACACCAGGATCAGCGGATCCTGGTATTGTACCACAGCTGCAGAACATTGTATCTACCGTGAATTTATGTTGTAAATTagatttaaagaaaattgcacTCCACGCACGTAATGCCGAATATAATCCAAAGCGATTTGCGGCTGTGATTATGCGTATTCGTGAACCGCGCACAACAGCATTGATCTTCAGCTCTGGAAAAATGGTCTGCACTGGTGCAAAAAGTGAAGATGATTCGAGACTGGCAGCTCGAAAGTACGCACGTATCATACAAAAATTGGGATTCCCG GCAAAGTTTTTAGACTTTAAGATACAAAATATGGTCGGATCCTGCGATGTCAAGTTCCCCATTCGTCTAGAAGGCCTCGTACTCACGCATTGTAACTTCAGTAGCTACGAGCCGGAACTGTTTCCTGGACTTATCTATCGTATGGTGCGACCACGTATTGTGCTGCTCATCTTTGTGTCGGGCAAAGTGGTGTTGACGGGCGCCAAGGTGCGGCAGGAGATCTACGACGCCTTCGATAAGATATTTCCTATATTGAAGAAGTTCAAGAAGCAGTCATAA